A single window of Arcobacter venerupis DNA harbors:
- a CDS encoding M14 family metallopeptidase, whose product MKTTEIFTSELPVGEKLAVKRTRFEPLKKSNNKTKRISIVSGIHGDELEGQLVIYLLANWLNTNSDKLKGIVDIYPAVNSLGVDTITRGFPLYNVDLNRTFPGNSNEFLPGQVVFALANDVKGSDIAIDIHSSNIFLREIPQIRINKEYSKSTLPLAKELNCDFIWIHDAVTVLESTFSHTMNSMGTKTLVVEMGVGMRLTKAYGHQLLLGILNLMQKEGIIEGKDDFIVREAFNSEIGEVFYLNAPKSGLFVPALDHCAIIKKDEKIGDIVDPLTGSIHVTLIAPADGILFTLREYPVVYEGSLIARIFGDNSGKN is encoded by the coding sequence ATGAAAACAACAGAGATATTTACATCTGAGTTACCAGTAGGTGAAAAACTAGCAGTTAAAAGAACTAGATTTGAACCTTTAAAAAAGTCTAATAATAAAACTAAAAGGATTTCAATAGTAAGTGGAATTCATGGAGATGAATTAGAAGGGCAGTTAGTTATTTATCTTTTAGCAAATTGGTTAAATACTAATAGTGATAAATTAAAAGGTATTGTTGATATTTATCCAGCTGTAAACTCTTTAGGTGTAGATACAATTACAAGGGGCTTTCCTTTGTATAATGTTGATTTAAATAGAACATTTCCTGGTAATTCTAATGAATTTTTACCAGGACAAGTTGTTTTTGCTCTTGCAAATGATGTAAAAGGAAGTGATATTGCTATTGATATTCATTCAAGCAATATTTTTTTACGAGAAATCCCACAAATTAGAATAAATAAAGAGTATTCAAAATCTACTTTACCCCTTGCAAAAGAGTTAAATTGTGATTTTATTTGGATTCATGATGCAGTAACTGTTCTTGAATCTACTTTTTCACATACAATGAATTCAATGGGAACAAAAACCCTTGTGGTTGAAATGGGTGTTGGAATGAGACTTACAAAAGCATATGGACACCAATTACTACTGGGAATTTTAAATCTAATGCAAAAAGAGGGAATTATTGAGGGTAAAGATGATTTTATCGTAAGAGAAGCTTTTAACTCTGAAATAGGAGAAGTATTTTATTTAAATGCTCCAAAAAGTGGACTGTTTGTTCCTGCTCTTGATCATTGTGCAATTATTAAAAAAGATGAAAAAATTGGAGATATAGTTGATCCATTAACTGGTTCAATACATGTTACTTTGATAGCTCCTGCTGATGGAATATTATTTACTTTAAGAGAATATCCTGTTGTTTATGAGGGTTCGTTAATAGCTAGAATTTTTGGAGATAACAGTGGAAAAAATTGA
- a CDS encoding M14 family metallopeptidase: protein MEKIEILRIESLSRAPLVIEGYFFKGTNPKAPKVAIIGAMEGDSILPLYCASKMVDFFKNKIDKEKIKGDVLIIPSINHYALNIGKRFWPLDNTDLNMMFPGYELGETTQRIAKKVFDAISGYDYGIILERRPDPATCLPYIKLYKSGYEDLVAAKKFGFKMIHHRTMKSIDTVTLQYNWQLWGTKAFSIICPSDNLVDKKSASQINQAMIRFMDKNKIIDYHIFAGYESTVIDRNSINVVKSPRSGIFIPKELPGNYVSKDQIIGEIVHSLEGEVIHQFLAPCNGMITCSYSYSLIYEHAVAFRIAKIG from the coding sequence GTGGAAAAAATTGAAATATTAAGAATTGAATCATTAAGTCGTGCTCCATTAGTTATTGAAGGATATTTTTTTAAAGGAACTAACCCAAAAGCTCCTAAAGTTGCAATTATTGGTGCCATGGAAGGTGATTCTATCTTACCATTATATTGTGCTTCAAAAATGGTAGATTTTTTCAAGAATAAAATTGATAAAGAAAAAATCAAAGGTGATGTATTAATTATCCCTTCAATTAATCATTATGCTTTAAATATTGGAAAAAGATTCTGGCCTTTAGATAATACTGATTTAAACATGATGTTCCCTGGATATGAGTTGGGTGAAACTACACAAAGAATTGCTAAAAAAGTTTTTGATGCAATTAGTGGATATGATTATGGAATTATTTTAGAAAGACGCCCAGATCCTGCAACTTGCCTACCATATATAAAACTTTATAAAAGTGGTTACGAAGATTTAGTGGCTGCAAAAAAGTTTGGTTTTAAAATGATCCATCATCGAACTATGAAGTCAATTGATACTGTTACTCTACAATATAACTGGCAACTTTGGGGAACCAAAGCTTTTTCAATTATCTGCCCAAGTGATAATTTAGTTGATAAAAAGAGTGCAAGCCAAATAAATCAAGCCATGATTAGATTTATGGATAAAAATAAAATTATAGATTATCATATTTTTGCGGGTTACGAATCAACTGTAATTGATAGAAATTCAATTAATGTTGTTAAATCTCCTAGAAGTGGTATTTTTATTCCTAAAGAACTTCCAGGAAATTATGTATCTAAAGATCAAATTATTGGAGAAATAGTTCACTCTTTAGAAGGTGAGGTTATTCACCAATTTTTGGCTCCTTGTAATGGTATGATTACATGTTCTTATAGTTACTCTTTAATCTATGAACACGCAGTTGCTTTTAGAATTGCAAAAATTGGTTAG
- a CDS encoding circularly permuted type 2 ATP-grasp protein, whose product MSNEKNSVSEVFWETFSNQDRQKIKEFQNYMDKFAVNFNLYKDGNFIERSLPFDVIPRIIETKEFDIIDRGLTQRIKALNLFLEDLYTTKNIVKDNIVPEEFIYQAKGYLKELHGFSPSKKIRTHINGIDLVKDTVSDKWVILEDNLRVPSGASYPLSIRDTYRKIYPSFFEKLKIKPIKEYPSMLRESMDYVNCGGINVVLTPGRFNSAYYEHTYLAKKIGAQLVRNEELVVKNKILFFKNYDGRLVRVGAVYRRLDDEFLDPKFFNSESLIGVPGIMEAYLAGNVAIMNAPGNGVADDKGIYYFVPKMIKYYLGEEPILENAPTYLPYFENDKKYIFDNIEKLVIKDVAEAGGYGVMFGHAMTKIQLSDLKTIIEANPRRFIAQELIEFYDEECYLNDEIVQRKADFRAYVVMSDEPKVWKCGLTRYAMEAGNYLVNSSQGGGFKDTWVMEA is encoded by the coding sequence TTGAGTAATGAAAAAAATAGTGTATCTGAAGTTTTCTGGGAAACCTTTTCTAATCAGGATAGACAAAAGATAAAAGAGTTCCAAAATTATATGGATAAGTTTGCTGTTAATTTCAATCTTTACAAAGATGGAAATTTTATTGAAAGATCTTTACCATTCGATGTTATTCCTCGAATTATAGAAACTAAAGAGTTTGATATAATTGATAGAGGATTAACTCAAAGAATAAAAGCCTTAAATCTATTTTTAGAAGATTTATATACTACTAAAAATATTGTAAAAGATAATATTGTGCCAGAAGAGTTTATTTATCAAGCAAAAGGATATTTAAAAGAACTTCATGGTTTCTCTCCTTCAAAAAAAATTCGTACTCATATTAATGGTATAGATTTAGTAAAAGATACAGTTTCTGATAAATGGGTTATTTTAGAAGATAACTTAAGAGTTCCAAGTGGAGCTAGTTATCCTTTATCAATTAGAGATACTTACAGAAAAATCTATCCAAGTTTTTTTGAAAAGCTAAAAATTAAACCTATTAAAGAGTATCCATCAATGCTGAGAGAGTCTATGGATTATGTAAATTGTGGAGGAATAAATGTTGTTTTAACTCCTGGAAGATTTAATTCGGCATATTATGAACATACGTATTTAGCAAAAAAAATAGGTGCTCAACTTGTAAGAAATGAAGAACTAGTCGTAAAAAATAAAATTTTATTCTTTAAAAATTATGATGGAAGATTAGTAAGAGTTGGAGCTGTTTATAGAAGATTAGATGATGAATTTTTAGATCCAAAGTTCTTTAATTCAGAGAGTTTAATTGGAGTTCCAGGAATCATGGAAGCTTATTTAGCTGGAAATGTTGCCATTATGAACGCACCTGGAAATGGAGTTGCTGATGATAAAGGTATCTACTATTTTGTTCCAAAAATGATTAAATATTATTTAGGTGAAGAGCCAATTTTAGAAAATGCACCAACATATTTACCTTATTTTGAAAATGATAAAAAATATATTTTTGATAATATTGAAAAATTAGTAATAAAAGATGTTGCAGAAGCAGGTGGTTATGGGGTTATGTTTGGGCATGCGATGACGAAAATCCAGTTATCAGATTTAAAAACTATAATTGAAGCAAATCCTAGAAGATTCATTGCACAAGAGTTAATAGAGTTTTATGATGAAGAGTGTTACTTAAACGATGAAATTGTTCAAAGAAAAGCAGATTTTAGAGCTTATGTTGTAATGAGTGATGAGCCAAAAGTTTGGAAATGTGGACTGACACGTTATGCAATGGAAGCTGGGAATTATTTAGTGAATTCATCTCAAGGTGGTGGATTTAAAGATACTTGGGTTATGGAGGCATAA
- a CDS encoding methyl-accepting chemotaxis protein, which yields MIKNINTKMKLLLFPLMFVVIVIVSGIVYVHFSDIENARNKVAIETENFIQQLLKGRISVYQFLRAVNDENKQKVIDNFNTLNNDVTQLKKELTTQKNKDLSDEIISSSKEYLTSFNQVASMLIDNKTNGIKEESEELKNTVKMMAEAGVVLEKKIDAINISAIQLKIEAHSLLNNILMALVIISIAIFIIISLLISNIVIKSLNDFKTGLISFFDYLNKKSTTVLLLDDKSKDEFGEMAVFVNENIKQIENTLNQDNSLIDDAKVVMTRVNNGWYGQFIEKSTNNSSLEEFKNNVNQMIRSTRDRFIEVDELLEKYAKLNYVDTLKMHENDEHGGVFERLVVGINTLQNSITQMLVENKTNGLTLDESSNILLSNVDKLNQSSNEAAASLEETAAAIEEITSNIRNNTENISKMAILSNEVTASASQGEKLANQTTVSMDEINTQVNAINDAISVIDQIAFQTNILSLNAAVEAATAGEAGKGFAVVAAEVRNLASRSADAAREIKSIVETATVKANDGKKIAGNMIEGYKQLNGNITHTINLIQDIQNASKEQLLGIEQINDAVNQLDQQTQQNAAVASQTHDVAVLTDQIAKLVVSSADEKEFIGKNTAKSKNIKSAAKAIHMAEAQEKQSHNKVVSKKVVKPVESHSAKTKDTDEWESF from the coding sequence ATGATAAAAAACATCAATACAAAAATGAAACTCCTGTTGTTTCCATTAATGTTTGTAGTAATAGTAATAGTGTCAGGGATAGTGTATGTTCATTTTAGTGATATAGAAAATGCAAGAAATAAAGTAGCAATAGAAACAGAGAACTTTATTCAACAATTGTTAAAAGGAAGAATATCAGTTTATCAGTTCTTAAGAGCCGTAAATGATGAAAATAAACAAAAAGTAATAGATAACTTTAATACATTAAATAATGATGTAACACAATTAAAAAAAGAGTTAACTACTCAAAAAAATAAAGATTTGAGTGATGAAATTATCTCTTCTTCAAAAGAGTATCTAACAAGTTTTAATCAAGTTGCCTCAATGTTAATAGATAATAAAACAAATGGTATAAAAGAAGAATCTGAAGAGTTAAAAAATACAGTAAAAATGATGGCTGAAGCAGGTGTTGTTTTAGAAAAAAAAATAGATGCAATAAATATTAGTGCTATACAATTAAAGATAGAAGCTCATAGTTTATTGAATAATATATTGATGGCTTTAGTAATTATCTCAATTGCTATATTTATAATTATTTCTTTGTTAATTTCAAATATAGTAATAAAATCCCTAAATGATTTTAAAACTGGATTAATCTCTTTTTTTGATTACCTAAATAAAAAATCAACAACAGTTTTACTTCTTGATGATAAATCAAAAGATGAATTTGGTGAAATGGCAGTGTTTGTAAATGAGAATATTAAACAAATAGAAAACACACTAAACCAAGATAACTCTTTAATTGATGATGCAAAAGTAGTAATGACAAGAGTAAATAATGGTTGGTATGGACAATTTATAGAGAAATCAACTAATAACAGTTCACTAGAAGAGTTTAAAAATAATGTAAATCAAATGATAAGAAGTACAAGAGATAGGTTTATTGAAGTAGATGAATTATTAGAAAAATATGCAAAACTAAATTATGTAGATACTTTAAAGATGCATGAAAATGATGAACATGGTGGAGTGTTTGAAAGATTAGTAGTAGGTATTAATACTTTGCAAAATTCCATTACTCAAATGTTAGTAGAAAATAAAACAAATGGTCTAACTTTAGATGAAAGTTCAAATATACTTTTATCAAATGTAGATAAATTAAATCAAAGCTCAAATGAAGCAGCAGCATCTTTAGAAGAAACAGCAGCAGCAATAGAAGAGATAACTTCAAATATTAGAAATAATACAGAGAATATTTCAAAAATGGCAATTCTTTCAAATGAAGTAACAGCTTCTGCTTCTCAAGGTGAGAAATTAGCAAATCAAACAACAGTTTCAATGGATGAGATAAATACTCAAGTAAATGCTATAAATGATGCAATTTCTGTAATTGACCAAATTGCTTTCCAAACAAATATTCTTTCTTTAAATGCAGCAGTAGAAGCAGCAACAGCAGGAGAAGCAGGAAAAGGATTTGCAGTAGTAGCAGCAGAAGTGAGAAACCTAGCATCTCGTTCAGCAGATGCTGCACGTGAGATAAAATCAATCGTAGAAACAGCAACAGTAAAAGCGAATGATGGTAAAAAAATAGCTGGAAATATGATAGAGGGATATAAACAATTAAATGGAAATATCACTCATACAATAAATTTAATACAAGATATCCAAAATGCATCAAAAGAGCAGTTGTTAGGAATTGAACAGATAAATGATGCAGTAAATCAATTAGACCAACAAACACAACAAAATGCAGCAGTAGCATCACAAACTCATGATGTGGCAGTGTTAACAGATCAAATAGCTAAATTGGTGGTTAGTAGTGCTGATGAAAAAGAATTTATTGGGAAAAATACAGCTAAATCAAAAAATATAAAATCAGCAGCTAAAGCTATACACATGGCAGAAGCTCAAGAAAAACAAAGTCATAATAAAGTTGTATCTAAAAAAGTAGTAAAACCTGTAGAGTCACACTCAGCTAAAACAAAAGATACAGATGAATGGGAGAGTTTTTAA
- a CDS encoding phosphoethanolamine transferase, whose amino-acid sequence MKQISQYRLIFISAIFFTIFYNFSFFKNVLNTYPNQGLNIIYIFSIFILLISFIIFLFSLLSSKYTTKPLLIITLVVSAFTAYFMDTYHVVIDDSMIRNTLQTNLNESSDLFSYKLIIYILFLAIIPSYLIIKTKIEYKPFKQEIFSKLKTLLLSLAIILVVLFSFSKFYTSFFREHKPLRYHINPIYWIYSIGNYISKTTSGPIIIKEVGQDATILKDANNRLEKKELIIMVVGEAARANRFSLNGYEKETNPLLKKEDIINFSNMYSCGTSTAESVPCMFSIFDKTDYDYKKGISTENILDVLKHTNDVKILWRDNNSDSKGVALRVDFEDYRTSKTNTICDEECRDEGMLVGLDEYIKKNKDEDILIVLHQMGNHGPAYYKRYPKEFEKFTPVCKSNQLEECTQEEVSNAYDNAILYTDYFLSKVINFLKPYSNDYETGMVYMSDHGESLGENGIYLHGLPYFMAPDEQKHIGSLMWFGGEIKEEIDTNKLNTYKNERFSQDNLFHTLLGLFEIKTNVYKKDMDIINNAKISQ is encoded by the coding sequence TTGAAACAAATTTCTCAATATAGACTAATATTTATTAGTGCAATATTTTTTACAATATTTTATAATTTTTCATTTTTTAAAAATGTATTAAATACTTATCCAAACCAAGGATTAAATATCATTTATATTTTTTCTATTTTTATTTTATTAATAAGTTTTATTATATTTTTATTTTCACTTCTTTCATCTAAATATACAACTAAACCTCTTTTAATAATTACATTGGTTGTTTCAGCATTTACTGCATATTTTATGGATACTTATCATGTTGTTATTGATGATAGTATGATTAGAAATACTTTACAAACAAATTTAAATGAGTCATCTGATTTATTTAGTTATAAACTAATCATCTATATTTTATTTTTAGCGATAATTCCTTCATATCTTATTATTAAAACTAAAATTGAATATAAACCTTTTAAACAAGAGATTTTCTCAAAACTAAAAACTCTTTTATTATCTTTAGCAATTATTTTGGTCGTATTATTTAGTTTTAGTAAATTTTATACTTCATTTTTTAGGGAGCATAAACCACTAAGATACCATATAAATCCAATATATTGGATTTACAGTATTGGAAATTATATAAGTAAAACCACAAGTGGACCAATTATTATCAAAGAAGTTGGGCAAGATGCAACTATATTAAAAGATGCTAATAATCGACTTGAGAAAAAGGAATTAATTATTATGGTAGTTGGAGAGGCTGCACGAGCTAATAGATTTTCACTAAATGGTTATGAAAAAGAGACAAACCCTCTTCTTAAAAAAGAGGATATTATAAATTTTTCAAATATGTATTCATGTGGAACATCAACAGCAGAGTCTGTTCCTTGTATGTTCTCAATTTTTGATAAAACAGATTATGATTATAAAAAAGGTATATCAACTGAAAATATTCTAGATGTTTTAAAACATACAAATGATGTAAAGATTTTATGGAGAGACAATAATTCTGACTCAAAAGGTGTTGCATTAAGAGTAGATTTTGAAGATTATAGAACTTCTAAAACAAATACAATATGTGATGAAGAGTGTAGAGATGAGGGAATGTTAGTTGGACTTGATGAATATATCAAAAAAAACAAAGATGAAGATATTTTAATAGTACTTCATCAAATGGGAAATCATGGCCCTGCTTATTATAAAAGATACCCAAAAGAGTTTGAAAAATTCACACCTGTTTGTAAATCAAATCAATTGGAAGAGTGTACGCAAGAAGAAGTAAGTAATGCTTATGATAATGCAATTTTATATACAGATTACTTTTTGTCAAAAGTAATTAATTTCTTAAAACCATATTCTAATGATTATGAAACGGGAATGGTTTACATGAGTGATCATGGAGAAAGTCTTGGTGAAAATGGAATTTATTTACATGGGTTACCATATTTTATGGCTCCAGATGAACAAAAACATATAGGTTCACTTATGTGGTTTGGTGGAGAGATAAAAGAAGAAATTGATACAAATAAACTAAATACTTATAAAAATGAACGATTTTCACAAGATAATCTGTTTCATACACTTTTAGGTTTATTTGAGATAAAAACTAATGTTTATAAAAAAGATATGGACATTATAAATAATGCTAAAATCTCTCAATAA
- the typA gene encoding translational GTPase TypA, whose product MRDIRNIAVIAHVDHGKTTLVDELLKQSGTFSSHQNVDERVMDSNAIEKERGITILSKNTAIDYEGVRINIIDTPGHADFGGEVERVLKMVDSVLLLVDAQEGVMPQTKFVVKKALSLGHRPIVVINKIDKPGGDPDRVVDEVFDLFAQMDATEEQLDFPVVYAAARDGYAKMSLSDENKDLTPLFQTILTEVPKPVGSDENGLQLQVFTLDYDNFIGKIGIARIFNGTISMGETVLLVKADGEKIKGRVSKLIGFKGMDRFDIKTAGTGDIVAVAGFETIDVGDSLCDPTNPMPLDPMHIEEPTLSVTFAVNDSPLAGTEGKFITSNKINERLAAEMNTNIAMNYEQIGEGKFKVNGRGELQICILAENMRREGFEFCIGRPEVITKIENGVKTEPFEHLVIDLPDEHTGAIIEKLGKRKANMTNMVPMGAGYTRLEFEIPARGLIGIRTEFLTETKGEGVMNHSFLEFRPYSGIVESRKYGALVSMEAGEAVGYSIFNLQDRGIMFVKPQDKVYVGMVIGQHAKDNDLDVNPTKGKAQSNVRSSGADEAIKLVPPRAMSLENALEWIEEDESVEITPISVRVRKRELDPTVRKRTAKKEKYN is encoded by the coding sequence ATGAGAGACATTAGAAATATTGCAGTAATTGCACACGTTGACCACGGTAAAACTACATTAGTAGATGAGTTATTAAAACAATCAGGAACATTTTCATCGCACCAAAATGTTGATGAAAGAGTAATGGATAGCAATGCTATCGAAAAAGAAAGAGGAATTACTATTCTTTCTAAAAATACAGCTATTGATTATGAAGGTGTAAGAATTAACATCATCGACACTCCAGGCCATGCTGACTTTGGTGGAGAAGTTGAAAGGGTATTAAAAATGGTTGACTCTGTTTTATTACTTGTTGATGCTCAAGAAGGTGTTATGCCTCAAACTAAATTCGTTGTTAAAAAAGCTTTATCTTTAGGACACAGACCAATCGTTGTTATTAATAAAATTGACAAACCAGGTGGAGATCCAGATAGAGTTGTTGATGAAGTATTTGACCTTTTCGCTCAAATGGATGCAACTGAAGAGCAATTAGATTTCCCAGTTGTTTATGCAGCTGCACGTGATGGTTATGCAAAAATGTCTTTATCTGATGAAAACAAAGATTTAACTCCATTATTTCAAACAATTTTAACAGAAGTTCCAAAACCAGTAGGTTCTGATGAAAATGGTTTACAACTTCAAGTATTTACACTTGACTATGATAACTTCATTGGAAAAATTGGTATTGCTAGAATCTTTAACGGTACTATTTCAATGGGTGAAACTGTACTTTTAGTTAAAGCTGATGGTGAAAAAATCAAAGGAAGAGTTTCTAAACTTATCGGATTTAAAGGTATGGATAGATTTGATATTAAAACTGCTGGTACTGGTGATATTGTTGCTGTTGCTGGTTTTGAAACTATTGATGTTGGTGATTCATTATGTGACCCAACAAATCCAATGCCACTTGACCCAATGCACATTGAAGAGCCAACTCTTTCTGTAACATTTGCTGTAAATGATTCTCCATTAGCAGGAACAGAAGGTAAATTTATTACTTCAAATAAAATCAATGAAAGATTAGCAGCTGAAATGAACACTAACATTGCTATGAATTATGAGCAAATTGGTGAGGGTAAATTTAAAGTAAATGGAAGAGGGGAATTACAAATTTGTATCCTTGCTGAAAATATGAGAAGAGAAGGTTTTGAGTTCTGTATTGGAAGACCTGAAGTTATTACAAAAATTGAAAATGGTGTTAAAACTGAACCATTTGAACATTTAGTTATTGATTTACCTGATGAACATACAGGTGCTATTATTGAAAAACTTGGAAAAAGAAAAGCTAATATGACAAATATGGTACCAATGGGTGCTGGTTATACAAGATTAGAGTTTGAAATTCCTGCACGTGGTTTAATTGGTATTAGAACAGAATTCTTAACAGAAACTAAAGGTGAGGGTGTTATGAATCACTCATTCTTAGAATTTAGACCATATTCAGGAATAGTTGAATCAAGAAAATATGGAGCATTAGTTTCTATGGAAGCTGGAGAAGCTGTTGGTTATTCAATCTTCAACTTACAAGATAGAGGAATTATGTTTGTTAAACCTCAAGATAAAGTATATGTTGGAATGGTAATTGGTCAACATGCAAAAGATAACGATTTAGATGTTAACCCAACTAAAGGGAAAGCTCAATCAAATGTTAGATCTTCAGGTGCTGATGAAGCTATTAAATTAGTTCCACCAAGAGCTATGTCTTTAGAAAATGCATTAGAATGGATTGAAGAAGATGAATCAGTTGAGATTACACCTATTTCAGTTAGAGTAAGAAAAAGAGAGTTAGATCCAACTGTTAGAAAAAGAACAGCAAAAAAAGAGAAATATAACTAA
- a CDS encoding transglutaminase family protein, translating to MIYEIYHETNFNYAGLVTFSHNIARLKPKNSNTQKLLEYSLKIEPTPYETNEFVDYFENTNNFMLIREAHKNLKVIATSKVERLETEIKKELSLFKDVKITLKQLKERFSSYNANDVLAKYFLFETESIPMPSLEIKKYVLESFSEDRNIIEATTEFMARIFNDFKFVSGFSDITTPIEVIFKEKKGVCQDFAQFAISALRSIGIPTRYISGYIQTIPAEGSEKLFGADASHAWFSIYIPDVGWLDFDPTNNKIPNEEYIILGYGRDYLDISPLKGVVQSSGNSALSVKVNVKIIEG from the coding sequence ATGATTTATGAAATATACCACGAAACAAACTTTAATTATGCAGGACTTGTAACTTTTAGTCATAATATTGCAAGATTAAAACCTAAAAATTCAAATACGCAAAAATTACTTGAATACTCACTAAAAATTGAGCCAACACCGTATGAAACAAATGAATTTGTTGATTATTTTGAAAATACAAATAATTTTATGCTTATTAGAGAAGCCCATAAAAACCTAAAAGTTATTGCAACTTCAAAAGTTGAAAGACTTGAAACGGAAATAAAAAAAGAGTTAAGCCTTTTTAAGGATGTAAAAATTACTCTTAAACAATTAAAAGAGAGATTTAGCAGTTATAATGCAAATGATGTATTGGCAAAATATTTTTTATTTGAAACAGAATCTATCCCAATGCCATCACTTGAAATAAAAAAATATGTTTTAGAATCTTTTAGTGAAGATAGAAATATAATTGAAGCAACAACTGAATTTATGGCTAGAATATTCAATGATTTCAAATTTGTATCTGGATTTAGTGATATTACAACTCCTATTGAAGTAATTTTCAAAGAGAAAAAAGGGGTTTGTCAAGATTTCGCGCAGTTTGCAATTTCAGCACTTAGAAGTATCGGTATTCCAACTAGATATATAAGTGGTTATATTCAAACAATCCCAGCAGAGGGAAGTGAAAAACTTTTTGGTGCAGATGCTTCTCATGCTTGGTTTTCTATTTATATTCCTGATGTTGGATGGTTAGATTTTGATCCAACAAATAATAAAATCCCAAATGAAGAGTATATAATTTTAGGTTATGGAAGAGATTATTTAGATATTTCACCCTTAAAAGGTGTTGTTCAAAGTAGTGGGAATAGTGCTTTAAGTGTAAAAGTTAATGTGAAAATTATAGAAGGATAG
- a CDS encoding alpha-E domain-containing protein has translation MEQLLTANVATNLYWFGRYLERVEVTLLEIVYAFDKVIDTDKDCGKELYKKFGIDLEYSSAKEFLNISIFGNHHANLQTLINLAKENAIISRTNMDTEAFGSVVELANLLKHSSLDVDCRFIDKVLSLISEIWGELTRKQHRQASDYFIRLGKLVEKVDFHLRLEEDKVFSLVLMEEIDKIVTRLAPESKFVPHDIDDSFETILNSINAKINKIIVEN, from the coding sequence ATGGAGCAATTATTAACTGCAAATGTTGCAACAAACTTATATTGGTTTGGTAGATATTTAGAAAGAGTTGAAGTAACTTTACTTGAAATCGTTTATGCCTTTGATAAGGTTATTGATACTGATAAAGATTGTGGTAAAGAACTTTATAAAAAATTTGGAATAGATTTAGAATATTCAAGTGCAAAGGAGTTTTTAAATATTTCAATATTTGGAAATCATCATGCGAATTTACAAACATTAATTAATCTTGCTAAAGAGAATGCAATTATTAGTAGAACTAATATGGATACTGAGGCTTTTGGTTCTGTTGTTGAGTTGGCTAATTTATTAAAACATTCAAGTTTAGATGTTGATTGTAGATTTATTGATAAGGTTTTATCTTTAATTAGTGAAATTTGGGGTGAACTAACAAGAAAACAGCATAGACAAGCGAGTGATTATTTTATCAGACTGGGGAAACTTGTCGAGAAAGTAGATTTTCATTTAAGACTAGAAGAAGATAAAGTTTTTTCATTGGTACTTATGGAAGAAATAGATAAGATTGTTACTAGATTAGCACCTGAATCAAAATTTGTTCCTCATGATATAGATGATTCTTTTGAAACCATTTTGAATTCAATTAATGCTAAAATAAATAAAATTATAGTAGAGAATTAA